In Myxococcus stipitatus, the following are encoded in one genomic region:
- a CDS encoding ribonuclease R family protein has product MDTSVSPRTVTGRIDVHPRGFGFLTVQAPGAQEVLSAFIPPPDLNPLFAGDIVTGTVTAGADGRWSASGLSLVERPRTRVYGEVVSRKGALYLRIDREVANADWVLDPGTTRVQHGDAVVANIADGKVVLLYKLEPGADRSLERIIARHGLHKDFSPQALEDARRAREAPHEVGSRRDLRDVPTVTVDAPSTRDIDDAISVLPAGPDGALRLLVSIADVGEAVKEGTALDAEARERATSVYMAGRVLPMLPESLSADWLSLVPGAERRCLTVEMRIDPQGRVTAADVYESVIRSWARLNYDEVAAFLDRGEVSEPMAPVRDVMPWFRLAAARLAVARGARGGMEFARDEARFTFNEATGEVSGLVSEQPTSAHGMIERFMVAANEAIATWMLARGLPGVFRVHEQPDPQRVADLNAFAEHSGFAAGFGRELTPLALASFDRQIVGAAAEPALRSVLRRSLGPSRYTVKPGPHFGLAAPLYLHFTSPIRRYADLAVHRTLKGYLHGRRDYLDEDPTVEALAVHINARARAANRAEADRHHVLEARWLAAHVGREFPARVVRVRPFGLIAQLDGMLVEGVLLAEGLTGGPFRPDARELSLVGKERTFTVGMPVNVKVVSTDESLGRVELALVP; this is encoded by the coding sequence ATGGATACTTCTGTTTCTCCCCGCACCGTCACCGGCCGTATCGACGTCCATCCCCGAGGCTTCGGCTTCCTCACCGTGCAGGCGCCCGGTGCCCAGGAGGTGTTGTCCGCCTTCATCCCTCCGCCGGACCTCAACCCGCTGTTCGCGGGGGACATCGTCACCGGCACCGTGACGGCGGGCGCGGATGGCCGCTGGTCGGCGAGCGGCCTGTCGCTGGTGGAGCGGCCCCGCACCCGCGTCTACGGCGAGGTGGTGTCGCGCAAGGGCGCGCTGTACCTGCGCATCGACCGCGAGGTGGCCAACGCGGATTGGGTGTTGGACCCGGGCACCACGCGGGTGCAGCACGGCGACGCGGTGGTGGCGAACATCGCGGACGGCAAGGTCGTCCTGCTCTACAAGCTGGAGCCTGGAGCGGACCGCTCGCTGGAGCGCATCATCGCCCGGCACGGACTGCACAAGGACTTCTCTCCCCAGGCGCTCGAGGACGCGCGGCGCGCGCGCGAGGCGCCACACGAGGTGGGCTCCCGCCGCGACTTGCGCGACGTGCCCACGGTGACGGTGGATGCGCCGTCCACGCGCGATATCGACGACGCGATTTCAGTGCTGCCCGCGGGGCCGGATGGAGCGCTGCGCCTGCTGGTGTCCATCGCGGACGTGGGCGAGGCGGTGAAGGAGGGCACGGCGCTGGACGCGGAGGCGCGCGAGCGGGCCACCAGCGTGTACATGGCGGGCCGCGTGCTGCCGATGTTGCCCGAGTCGCTCTCCGCGGACTGGCTGAGCCTGGTGCCGGGAGCGGAGCGGCGCTGCCTCACGGTGGAGATGCGCATCGACCCGCAGGGGCGGGTGACGGCGGCGGATGTGTACGAGAGCGTCATCCGCTCCTGGGCGCGGCTGAACTACGACGAGGTGGCGGCCTTCCTCGACCGGGGCGAGGTGTCCGAGCCCATGGCCCCGGTGCGGGACGTCATGCCGTGGTTCCGTCTGGCGGCGGCGCGGCTCGCGGTGGCGCGCGGGGCGCGAGGCGGCATGGAGTTCGCGCGGGATGAAGCGCGGTTCACCTTCAACGAGGCCACGGGTGAGGTCTCCGGGCTCGTGAGTGAGCAGCCCACGTCCGCGCACGGGATGATTGAGCGCTTCATGGTGGCGGCGAACGAAGCCATCGCCACGTGGATGCTGGCGCGGGGCCTGCCGGGGGTGTTCCGGGTGCACGAGCAGCCGGACCCGCAGCGGGTGGCGGACTTGAATGCGTTCGCGGAGCACTCGGGGTTCGCCGCGGGCTTCGGCCGGGAGCTCACGCCGCTGGCGCTGGCTTCGTTCGACCGGCAAATCGTGGGCGCGGCGGCGGAGCCGGCGTTGCGCTCGGTGCTGCGGCGCTCCCTGGGCCCGTCGCGCTACACGGTGAAGCCGGGGCCGCACTTCGGACTGGCGGCGCCCCTGTATCTGCACTTCACGTCGCCCATCCGCCGCTACGCGGACCTGGCGGTGCACCGCACGCTCAAGGGCTACCTGCACGGCCGCCGCGACTACCTGGACGAGGACCCGACGGTGGAGGCGCTGGCGGTGCACATCAACGCGCGGGCCCGGGCGGCGAACCGCGCGGAGGCGGATCGGCACCACGTGCTGGAGGCGCGGTGGCTGGCGGCGCACGTGGGCCGCGAGTTCCCCGCGCGAGTCGTGCGCGTGCGCCCCTTCGGCCTCATCGCGCAACTCGATGGCATGTTGGTGGAGGGCGTGCTGCTGGCGGAGGGGCTGACAGGAGGCCCCTTCCGTCCGGATGCGCGAGAGCTGTCGCTCGTGGGCAAGGAGCGCACCTTCACGGTGGGCATGCCGGTGAACGTGAAGGTGGTGTCCACGGATGAGTCCCTGGGCCGCGTGGAGCTGGCGCTGGTGCCGTAG
- a CDS encoding YkgJ family cysteine cluster protein codes for MPLSTLCLRCGMCCDGTLFTHVSLQPEEVQALRRRGVPLLHRDEGAPVLPQPCSALEGRACTAYADRPAGCRRYHCQLYSALAEKEVSLDEALSRVDEAHALIAHVERELPPAPPEASRSVMQRARLAATGGPPLSSQGQQAHANAEVFLDKHFRGRFGQRG; via the coding sequence ATGCCCCTGTCCACCCTCTGCCTTCGCTGCGGCATGTGCTGCGACGGGACCCTCTTCACGCATGTGTCGCTCCAGCCCGAAGAGGTCCAGGCGCTGCGGCGGCGCGGCGTTCCCCTGCTCCATCGTGACGAAGGTGCTCCCGTGCTCCCCCAGCCCTGCTCCGCGCTGGAGGGCCGAGCGTGCACCGCCTACGCCGACCGCCCGGCGGGCTGCCGCCGCTACCACTGCCAGCTCTACTCCGCGCTCGCGGAGAAGGAGGTCTCGCTCGACGAGGCGTTGAGCCGGGTCGACGAAGCCCACGCCCTCATCGCCCACGTCGAGCGGGAACTTCCTCCCGCGCCCCCGGAGGCCTCTCGCTCCGTGATGCAGCGAGCCCGGCTCGCCGCCACGGGCGGCCCCCCGCTCTCGTCACAGGGCCAGCAGGCACACGCGAACGCCGAGGTCTTCCTCGACAAACACTTTCGAGGACGCTTCGGCCAGCGCGGTTGA
- a CDS encoding serine/threonine-protein kinase: MSGTTLPLATDGSKSRSLGKYEVLSRLSTGGMAEIFLASQRGLAGFRKLVVLKQILPDIRGEEEFIRMFLDEAKVTAAFNHPHIAQVFDLDIAEGELFLAMEFVPGATLVEVAKACRQANHPIPMGFSLMSVRDTAVALHYAHTFTDPLGRPSPVIHRDVAEKNVMVTYEGVTKLLDFGIAKNLARASRTAVGMVKGTSGYMSPEQIMGEPLDARSDLFSLGVVLHELLTGMRLFYAKQAEAMMNAVLRCDVTPPSRTNKQIPPELDAIVLRALSKRREDRYASTLEFARALERAVGSLIWHPEQSSELMRRLFADRREQTRQLLMAGPANGDATSETSVAAMLANGGLPTPEAPEPPTVNTNTGPPEPRRPSVSVPTVKQPGTPPPAPPPPRRATTTAQPATTPPPPPPPDPEPRKAVLRAPPQKRLTSRSNPEPVRLPPPQESPPHSPDAAALARTQPGRPALSTPARTPPPPPAQVSRTSVTEETVARPRSGRTMDSLRAVPPAPPPPPAERKPEVSVARAPALSAEPGVQAGAPARRTPAPAARRKPQAQLAASFPAQAGQEAEVTTRPARTFQDTRRPPKEEFHEDEDAHVHTQRGVPALGSSKGWLKAVAVVLVLLVAGAAAVVGLGLDGGKVSSWLSPPLEPTGNPSKVERTPVPRPNAPPQQQPQPPESIPVPLPEDPVEEDSNASASDEPEDKKRSTSRKSQTGKSRTKEKDATSRSSRSVTSKTDTAGGVPAAPTGGPPGSLSLATEPPSKVFLGGQSLGTTPLSKVSLPSGHHVLKLVGDDGKELPLPVDIKPGENKVLRIPLEMLSQQ; the protein is encoded by the coding sequence ATGAGTGGGACGACGCTGCCGCTCGCGACGGATGGCTCCAAGAGCCGGTCGCTGGGCAAGTATGAGGTTCTCAGCCGCCTGTCCACGGGCGGGATGGCGGAGATCTTCCTCGCGTCGCAGCGTGGACTGGCGGGCTTCCGCAAGCTCGTGGTGCTCAAGCAGATTCTCCCCGACATCCGAGGCGAGGAAGAGTTCATCCGGATGTTCCTGGACGAGGCCAAGGTCACGGCCGCGTTCAACCATCCGCACATCGCCCAGGTGTTCGACCTGGACATCGCGGAGGGTGAGCTGTTCCTGGCCATGGAGTTCGTGCCAGGGGCCACGCTGGTGGAGGTGGCGAAGGCGTGCCGGCAGGCCAACCACCCCATCCCCATGGGCTTCAGCCTGATGTCGGTGCGGGACACGGCCGTGGCGCTGCACTACGCGCACACCTTCACGGACCCGCTGGGCCGCCCCTCGCCCGTCATCCACCGGGACGTGGCGGAGAAGAACGTCATGGTGACGTACGAGGGCGTCACCAAGCTGTTGGACTTCGGCATCGCCAAGAACCTGGCGCGCGCCAGCCGCACCGCGGTGGGCATGGTGAAGGGCACCAGCGGCTACATGTCGCCCGAGCAGATCATGGGCGAGCCGCTGGATGCGCGCAGCGACTTGTTCAGCCTGGGCGTGGTGTTGCACGAGCTGCTCACCGGCATGCGGTTGTTCTACGCGAAGCAGGCCGAGGCGATGATGAACGCGGTGCTGCGGTGCGACGTGACGCCGCCCTCGCGCACCAACAAGCAGATACCGCCGGAGCTGGACGCCATCGTCCTGCGCGCGCTGTCGAAGCGGCGCGAGGACCGCTATGCCTCCACGCTGGAGTTCGCCCGCGCCCTGGAGCGCGCGGTGGGCTCGCTCATCTGGCACCCCGAGCAGAGCAGCGAGCTGATGCGCCGCCTCTTCGCGGACCGGCGCGAGCAGACGCGTCAGCTCCTCATGGCGGGCCCCGCCAACGGCGACGCCACCAGCGAGACGAGCGTCGCGGCGATGCTCGCCAACGGAGGACTCCCCACCCCTGAAGCGCCCGAGCCTCCCACCGTCAACACCAACACGGGCCCACCGGAGCCTCGCCGTCCCTCCGTGTCGGTGCCCACGGTGAAGCAGCCGGGCACGCCTCCTCCGGCGCCACCTCCTCCGCGCCGGGCCACCACCACCGCGCAGCCGGCGACCACGCCGCCCCCGCCGCCTCCACCGGACCCGGAGCCTCGCAAGGCCGTGCTCCGCGCGCCGCCCCAGAAGCGGCTCACGTCCCGCTCCAACCCGGAGCCCGTCCGTCTGCCGCCGCCGCAGGAGTCCCCACCCCACTCGCCAGATGCGGCCGCTCTCGCGCGCACCCAGCCGGGACGCCCCGCGCTCTCCACACCGGCCCGCACGCCACCGCCGCCGCCGGCCCAGGTCTCGCGGACCTCGGTCACGGAGGAGACGGTGGCCCGGCCTCGCTCCGGGCGCACCATGGACTCGCTGCGAGCGGTGCCTCCCGCGCCGCCGCCTCCTCCGGCCGAGCGCAAGCCCGAGGTCTCCGTGGCCCGCGCCCCCGCGCTCTCCGCGGAGCCCGGCGTCCAGGCGGGAGCTCCCGCGCGGAGGACTCCCGCGCCCGCCGCGCGCCGCAAGCCCCAAGCCCAGCTGGCCGCCTCCTTCCCCGCGCAAGCCGGACAGGAAGCCGAGGTCACCACCCGGCCCGCCCGCACCTTCCAGGACACCCGACGACCTCCCAAGGAGGAGTTTCACGAGGATGAGGACGCCCACGTCCACACCCAGCGCGGCGTGCCCGCCCTGGGCTCATCCAAGGGCTGGCTCAAGGCGGTCGCCGTGGTGCTCGTCCTCCTCGTCGCGGGCGCGGCGGCGGTGGTGGGACTGGGGCTCGACGGAGGCAAGGTCTCGTCCTGGCTTTCGCCCCCGCTGGAGCCCACCGGCAACCCCTCCAAGGTGGAGCGCACCCCGGTCCCCCGGCCCAACGCACCACCTCAGCAGCAGCCCCAGCCGCCCGAGTCCATCCCCGTCCCCCTCCCCGAGGACCCTGTCGAGGAGGACTCGAACGCGTCCGCCTCCGACGAGCCCGAGGACAAGAAGCGCTCCACTTCGCGCAAGAGCCAGACGGGCAAGTCACGCACCAAGGAGAAGGACGCGACCTCCCGCTCGTCACGGTCCGTGACCTCCAAGACGGACACCGCGGGCGGGGTCCCGGCGGCTCCCACGGGCGGCCCTCCAGGCTCCCTCAGCCTGGCCACCGAGCCCCCTTCCAAGGTCTTCCTCGGCGGGCAGTCGCTCGGCACGACGCCGCTCTCCAAGGTGAGCCTGCCCTCTGGCCATCACGTGCTGAAGCTGGTGGGCGACGACGGCAAGGAGCTCCCGCTGCCCGTCGACATCAAGCCCGGAGAGAACAAGGTGCTGCGCATCCCCCTGGAGATGCTCTCGCAGCAGTAG
- a CDS encoding head GIN domain-containing protein → MKTARMTLLVPMLMFASASFADDSRTTETREVSDFKSVSVGHGIKAQVKVGPKSVRLEGPADKLAQLKLVVKDGELTTQMERGNFFKGMQNGRITLYISNPRVEGVSASGGSHVEADATASEEFSAEASGGAALNIRDINADKLEIEASGGAVVNLSGRARDMEVEASGGSIIKARDIRSLRTLEVEASGGSQLEANPSEEISVEASGGSTIQCDTRPPRTKVKAGGGSRVIYTKD, encoded by the coding sequence ATGAAGACCGCCCGCATGACCCTGCTCGTCCCCATGCTCATGTTCGCGAGTGCCTCGTTCGCGGATGATTCACGGACGACCGAGACGCGCGAGGTCTCCGACTTCAAGTCCGTCTCCGTGGGCCATGGCATCAAGGCCCAGGTGAAGGTCGGCCCCAAGTCGGTCCGGCTCGAGGGGCCGGCGGACAAGCTGGCGCAGCTGAAGCTCGTCGTGAAGGACGGCGAGCTCACCACCCAGATGGAGCGAGGCAACTTCTTCAAGGGCATGCAGAACGGCCGCATCACCCTCTACATCTCCAACCCCCGCGTGGAGGGCGTGAGCGCCAGCGGCGGCAGCCACGTGGAAGCCGACGCCACCGCCTCCGAGGAGTTCTCCGCCGAGGCCAGCGGCGGCGCGGCCCTCAACATCCGGGACATCAACGCGGACAAGCTGGAGATCGAGGCCAGCGGTGGCGCCGTCGTCAACCTGTCGGGTCGCGCGCGGGACATGGAAGTGGAGGCCAGCGGCGGCTCCATCATCAAGGCCCGGGACATCAGGAGCCTGAGGACGCTCGAGGTGGAGGCCAGCGGTGGCTCGCAGTTGGAGGCGAACCCGTCCGAGGAGATCTCCGTCGAGGCCTCGGGTGGCTCCACCATCCAGTGTGACACCCGTCCTCCGCGCACCAAGGTGAAGGCGGGCGGTGGCAGCCGCGTCATCTACACGAAGGACTGA
- a CDS encoding tenascin-X: MLLLLAAMLGTGATACRDERGLTGAQGRLRLSHERLAFPVTYPGGTREAEVRVMNAGRAPLEVTWTQVDAPFSLMDAPPVHVASDEVPVRLRFSPQATGTFETRLMGTASDGGHVELVLSGEARPIPDCVAPTCASTRFDPVTERCVETALADGTACDPGNACLTLATCQQGRCKGHERPCDDGNACTTDVCHVLDGCSAVPAPPCPGAGACQVGTCDPKVGCALVDAPDGTFCGTERGCDAADVCVEGVCARRNLPDGFVCEAASPCQAEGRCRGSVCERPSAVALPTDWNLDAFGIRRSLHDLLVGPEGDVTLAGFYASALLDAAAPSPLVSSDTARRCMLWNGRLLCMDLPADGKVSLVERYTGVPRWTFSLAQARPDIERRTASLFLARLAVMAPDRLAALFEAYPAERGRDTKCRMYFLVVLDAHGQMVSAQELTDPMLSECDHPHPFGVVSDAVGDLYVAFGPTLNLEAPLRPGSPSLFMAFSSDGVPRWRTSQPIDAGELAVVDGLLFPEKGTQALSTRDGSMTAAISRPFGRAVATRERMVPSAPGTTVNADSPSPLVATELKGFALPGLDTAWTYSLHANQVFTSKELRLATWPEAPGLPPRTVVLTTAKDTRDDQSLLVGIHMTDGREAFQCRLDYAAHTIPQLLELAPGALLLMDGAETCGECDPPFAYSSHARFHRFPMPGLLPAHEPWPGTFGGPGHDHHEGSDH; encoded by the coding sequence ATGCTCCTCCTGCTGGCGGCGATGCTGGGCACGGGAGCCACGGCGTGCCGCGATGAGCGAGGCCTGACGGGGGCACAGGGCCGGCTGCGTTTGTCTCACGAACGGCTCGCGTTCCCGGTGACGTATCCCGGTGGAACACGCGAAGCCGAGGTGCGGGTGATGAACGCGGGGCGCGCTCCGCTGGAAGTCACCTGGACCCAGGTGGATGCGCCGTTCTCGTTGATGGACGCGCCACCCGTGCATGTGGCCTCGGACGAAGTGCCCGTGCGGCTGCGCTTCAGCCCCCAGGCCACGGGAACCTTCGAGACGCGGCTCATGGGCACCGCGTCGGACGGTGGCCACGTGGAGCTGGTGCTGTCGGGCGAGGCGCGGCCGATACCGGATTGCGTGGCCCCGACGTGTGCCTCCACGAGGTTCGACCCCGTCACCGAGCGCTGCGTGGAGACGGCGCTTGCGGATGGCACCGCGTGTGACCCGGGCAATGCCTGCCTCACCCTGGCCACGTGTCAGCAGGGACGGTGCAAGGGACACGAGCGTCCGTGTGATGACGGCAATGCCTGCACCACGGACGTGTGTCACGTGTTGGATGGCTGCTCCGCGGTGCCCGCGCCGCCGTGTCCCGGGGCGGGGGCCTGTCAGGTGGGGACGTGCGACCCGAAGGTCGGCTGTGCCCTCGTGGACGCACCGGATGGAACCTTCTGCGGAACGGAGCGCGGCTGTGATGCCGCCGACGTGTGCGTGGAAGGCGTGTGCGCGCGGCGCAACCTCCCGGACGGCTTCGTGTGCGAGGCGGCCAGTCCCTGTCAGGCGGAGGGCCGCTGCCGAGGGTCCGTGTGTGAGCGCCCCTCCGCGGTGGCCCTGCCCACGGACTGGAACCTCGACGCCTTCGGGATTCGGAGGAGCCTGCATGACCTGCTGGTGGGGCCCGAGGGCGACGTGACGCTCGCGGGCTTCTACGCGTCCGCGCTGCTGGACGCGGCGGCGCCCTCGCCGTTGGTCAGCAGCGACACGGCTCGACGCTGCATGCTGTGGAACGGCCGCCTGTTGTGCATGGACCTGCCCGCCGACGGCAAGGTGTCGCTGGTGGAGCGCTACACGGGCGTGCCCCGCTGGACGTTCTCCCTGGCCCAGGCGCGGCCCGATATCGAGCGGCGCACGGCCAGCCTCTTCCTGGCGCGGTTGGCGGTGATGGCACCGGACCGGCTGGCGGCGCTCTTCGAGGCCTATCCCGCGGAGCGGGGCCGCGACACGAAATGCCGCATGTACTTCCTGGTGGTGCTGGATGCTCACGGGCAGATGGTGTCCGCGCAGGAGCTCACGGACCCGATGCTGTCCGAGTGCGACCACCCGCATCCCTTCGGCGTCGTCTCCGACGCGGTGGGGGATTTGTATGTCGCCTTCGGTCCGACGCTGAACCTGGAGGCCCCCCTGCGCCCGGGCTCGCCCTCGCTGTTCATGGCGTTCTCCTCGGACGGAGTGCCACGCTGGCGCACGTCGCAGCCGATAGACGCGGGGGAGCTCGCCGTGGTCGATGGGCTGCTCTTCCCCGAGAAGGGCACGCAGGCGCTGAGCACTCGGGATGGCTCGATGACGGCGGCGATTTCGCGGCCCTTCGGACGCGCGGTGGCCACGCGAGAGCGGATGGTGCCCAGCGCGCCGGGGACCACGGTGAACGCCGACTCGCCTTCCCCTCTGGTCGCGACGGAGCTCAAGGGCTTCGCGCTGCCGGGCCTGGACACGGCGTGGACGTACTCACTGCACGCGAATCAGGTCTTCACCTCGAAGGAGCTGCGGCTGGCCACCTGGCCCGAGGCCCCCGGGCTTCCCCCTCGAACCGTGGTGCTCACGACGGCCAAGGACACCCGTGACGACCAGTCACTGCTGGTGGGCATCCACATGACGGACGGACGCGAGGCATTCCAATGCCGGCTCGACTACGCGGCCCACACGATTCCGCAGCTGCTCGAGCTGGCACCCGGCGCCCTGCTGCTGATGGACGGCGCGGAGACGTGCGGCGAATGCGATCCGCCGTTCGCCTACAGCAGCCATGCGCGCTTCCATCGCTTCCCCATGCCGGGCCTGCTCCCCGCGCATGAACCCTGGCCCGGGACTTTTGGTGGCCCGGGGCATGACCACCACGAGGGCTCCGACCACTGA
- a CDS encoding DUF4166 domain-containing protein, which yields MNADAMQALSLGREGRACIGRSDTRGFELRHRACRRALVLIADFYRANPCRMARVHLLAASAVTLSRFWGVSEPFARLGAAVMPVNGRGCPRTPEWKSYAKACADNLPMEVRDERWIEAHMRDVARARELGYEAGFLDEARAHAHEPLWRLLVQHVEMTLGARLFDQPALAGAVPGETAIAHGLALSLSRMLSACWSLLRHYAFATVRALCMPRWAHDEGLVGERRAAWLLLWSFFTAWTAASVYRRGVKAVHRGQRTRPSDVWPLLASALGPEVSEVDPRVRRFYANPGAWNTRASVVFSSRPARMLAWVATWLSGQGLFEHGPRTFPGRFLTFRRADGSMHFVRELYCDGVLRRFDSDFVVRGGRLHEVFVEHGLDLELDVSVLEDGGIRLRGGTLRWRGLRLPPFGRGVEFRIHPAPDDSERVDIIGTFGRGGMASEAPLGRIHYEAWLAPEVGVG from the coding sequence ATGAACGCGGATGCGATGCAGGCCCTGTCGTTGGGACGGGAGGGTCGGGCATGTATTGGACGGAGTGACACGCGCGGCTTCGAGCTCCGCCACCGCGCCTGCCGCCGGGCCTTGGTGTTGATCGCGGACTTCTATCGCGCGAACCCGTGCCGCATGGCCCGGGTGCATCTGCTGGCCGCGAGCGCCGTCACCCTGAGCCGCTTCTGGGGGGTGTCCGAGCCCTTCGCCCGCCTGGGCGCCGCCGTCATGCCCGTGAACGGCCGGGGCTGTCCTCGCACGCCGGAATGGAAGTCCTATGCGAAGGCCTGCGCGGACAACCTGCCCATGGAGGTCCGGGATGAGCGCTGGATTGAGGCGCACATGCGGGACGTCGCGAGGGCCCGGGAGCTGGGATACGAGGCCGGGTTCCTCGACGAGGCGCGGGCCCATGCGCACGAGCCCCTGTGGCGCTTGCTGGTCCAGCACGTGGAGATGACGCTGGGCGCGCGCTTGTTCGACCAGCCCGCCCTCGCGGGTGCCGTCCCGGGTGAGACAGCCATCGCTCACGGGCTGGCGCTGTCCTTGTCGCGCATGTTGAGCGCCTGCTGGAGCCTGCTGCGTCACTACGCCTTCGCCACCGTGCGCGCGCTGTGCATGCCGCGTTGGGCCCATGACGAGGGCCTGGTGGGTGAGCGGCGCGCGGCGTGGCTGTTGCTGTGGAGCTTCTTCACCGCGTGGACCGCGGCCAGCGTCTATCGCCGAGGGGTGAAGGCCGTGCATCGCGGACAGCGCACCCGTCCTTCGGATGTGTGGCCCTTGCTCGCGTCCGCGCTGGGCCCGGAGGTGTCTGAAGTGGACCCTCGCGTCCGCCGCTTCTACGCCAACCCGGGGGCCTGGAACACGCGCGCCTCGGTGGTGTTCTCATCGCGGCCCGCGCGCATGTTGGCGTGGGTGGCCACGTGGTTGTCCGGCCAGGGCCTCTTCGAGCACGGCCCCCGCACCTTCCCGGGACGCTTCCTCACCTTCCGCCGCGCCGACGGCTCCATGCACTTCGTCCGGGAGCTGTACTGCGATGGTGTGCTGCGGAGGTTCGACTCGGACTTCGTCGTGCGCGGCGGCCGGCTGCACGAGGTGTTCGTCGAGCACGGGCTGGACCTGGAGCTGGACGTCTCCGTGCTGGAGGACGGGGGCATCCGCTTGCGAGGTGGCACGCTGCGCTGGCGCGGACTGCGGCTGCCTCCCTTCGGACGCGGCGTCGAGTTCCGCATCCATCCCGCCCCGGATGACTCCGAGCGCGTGGACATCATCGGGACGTTTGGCCGTGGCGGCATGGCGTCCGAGGCCCCTCTGGGCCGCATCCACTACGAGGCGTGGCTCGCGCCCGAGGTGGGCGTCGGATGA
- a CDS encoding helix-turn-helix transcriptional regulator, with protein MKTELGIHLGLSARTARRNLGMTQAAVAERLGVAREVYARLERGHMLPSIHTLRGLCTVLRVPPHQLLALDASIETPPGRKRPALTPRAEPPVLNDLRKNLRGLSRSDLRLLNALAVTLPNSQRDETS; from the coding sequence ATGAAGACCGAGCTTGGAATCCACCTGGGCCTGTCCGCGCGCACGGCCCGCCGGAACCTGGGGATGACCCAGGCCGCCGTGGCCGAGCGGCTGGGCGTGGCGCGAGAGGTGTACGCACGCCTGGAGCGCGGCCACATGCTCCCGAGCATCCACACCCTGCGCGGGCTGTGCACCGTCCTGCGGGTGCCTCCCCACCAGCTGCTCGCCCTGGACGCCAGCATCGAGACTCCCCCAGGCCGCAAGCGCCCCGCCCTCACCCCCCGCGCCGAACCCCCTGTCCTGAACGACCTCCGCAAGAACCTGCGCGGCCTCTCCCGCTCCGACCTGCGCCTGCTCAACGCACTGGCCGTCACCCTCCCCAACTCTCAACGCGATGAGACATCCTGA